A window of the Eulemur rufifrons isolate Redbay chromosome 6, OSU_ERuf_1, whole genome shotgun sequence genome harbors these coding sequences:
- the ROM1 gene encoding rod outer segment membrane protein 1, with translation MAPVLPLVLPLQPRIRLAQGLWLLSWLLALAGGLTLLCSGHLLVQLWHLGTFLAPSCRFSALPQVALAAGAVALGTGLGGAGASRASLDAARYPPWRGVLGPLLVAGTAGGGGLLVFALGLALGLPGSLDQGLEEGLGTALGHYKDTEVPGHCHSKRLMDELQLKHHCCGRHGYKDWFGVQWVSSRYLDPSDQDVVDRIQSNVEGLYLTDGVPFSCCNPHSPRPCLQSQLSDPYAHPLFDPRQPNLNLWAQGCHEVLLGHLQELASTLGSMLAVTILLQALVLVGLRYLQTALEGLGGVIDGEGETQGYLFPGGLKDMLKTAWLQGGVAHRPAPEEAPPEEAPPKEDLPEA, from the exons ATGGCGCCGGTGTTGCCGCTGGTGCTGCCCCTGCAGCCCCGCATCCGTCTGGCGCAGGGGCTCTGGCTCCTCTCCTGGCTGCTGGCACTGGCCGGTGGCCTCACCCTCCTCTGTAGCGGGCACCTCCTGGTCCAGCTGTGGCACCTTGGCACCTTCCTGGCTCCCTCCTGCCGGttctctgccctgccccaggtTGCCCTGGcagcaggtgcagtggctctGGGCACAGGACTCGGGGGTGCAGGAGCCAGCCGGGCAAGTCTGGATGCAGCTCGATACCCTCCCTGGCGAGGAGTCCTGGGACCACTGCTGGTGGCTGGcactgctgggggaggggggctcctGGTCTTCGCCCTGGGGCTAGCCCTGGGTTTGCCTGGGAGTCTggaccaggggctggaggagggccTGGGAACTGCCTTGGGTCACTACAAGGACACAGAGGTACCTGGGCACTGTCATTCCAAACGGCTGATGGATGAGCTGCAGCTGAAGCACCACTGCTGCGGGCGCCATGGGTACAAGGATTGGTTTGGGGTCCAGTGGGTCAGCAGCCGTTACCTGGACCCCAGTGACCAGGATGTGGTTGA TCGGATCCAGAGCAATGTGGAAGGCCTGTACCTGACTGATGGAGTCCCTTTCTCTTGCTGCAACCCCCACTCACCTCGGCCTTGCCTGCAAAGTCAACTTTCAGACCCCTATGCCCACCCCCTCTTTGATCCGCGACAGCCCAACCTAAACCTCTGGGCCCAAGGATGCCACGAGGTGCTGTTGGGGCACCTGCAGGAACTGGCCAGCACACTGGGCAGCATGCTGGCTGTCACCATTCTGCTGCAG GCTCTGGTGCTCGTTGGCCTGCGGTACCTGCAAACAGCATTGGAGGGGCTTGGAGGGGTCATCGATGGGGAAGGAGAGACCCAGGGCTATCTCTTTCCTGGTGGGCTGAAAGATATGCTGAAAACAGCATGGCTACAGGGAGGGGTTGCCCACAGGCCAGCACCTGAGGAGGCCCCACCAGAAGAGGCACCTCCCAAGGAGGATCTACCTGAGGCCTAG
- the B3GAT3 gene encoding galactosylgalactosylxylosylprotein 3-beta-glucuronosyltransferase 3 isoform X2, translating into MKLKLKNVFLAYFLVSIAGLLYALVQLGQPCDCLPPLRAAAEQLRQKDLRISQLQADLRRPPPAPAQPPEPEALPTVYVVTPTYARLVQKAELVRLSQTLSLVPRLHWLLVEDAEGPTPLVSGLLAASGLLFTHLVVLTPKAQRLREGEPGWVRPRGVEQRNKALDWLRGRGGAVGGEKDPPPPGTQGVVYFADDDNTYSRELFEEMRWTRGVSVWPVGLVGGLRFEGPQVQDGRVVGFHTAWEPNRPFPVDMAGFAVSLPLLLAKPNAQFDATAPRGHLESSLLSHLVDPKDLEPRAANCTRVLVWHTRTEKPKMKQEEQLQRQGRGSDPAIEV; encoded by the exons GCCAGCCATGTgactgcctccctcccctgcgGGCAGCGGCCGAGCAGCTTCGGCAGAAGGATCTGAGGATTTCCCAGCTGCAAGCCGATCTGCGacgcccaccccctgcccccgcccaaCCCCCTGAACCTGAGGCCCTGCCTACTGTCTATGTTGTTACCCCCACCTATGCCAG GCTGGTGCAGAAGGCAGAGCTGGTGCGGCTGTCCCAGACACTGAGCCTGGTGCCCCGGCTACATTGGCTCCTGGTGGAGGACGCTGAGGGCCCCACCCCGCTCGTCTCAGGGCTGCTGGCTGCCTCTGGCCTCCTCTTCACACACCTGGTGGTCCTCACGCCCAAGGCCCAGAGGCTTCGGGAGGGAGAGCCGGGCTGGGTTCGGCCCCGTGGTGTAGAGCAGCGGAACAAGGCCCTGGACTGGCTCCGGGGCAGAGGGGGCGCTGTTGGGGGGGAGAAGGACCCACCACCACCTGGGACGCAGGGAGTCGTGTACTTTGCTGATGATGACAACACCTATAGCCGGGAGCTCTTTGAGGAG ATGCGCTGGACCCGTGGTGTCTCAGTGTGGCCAGTGGGGCTGGTGGGCGGCCTGCGATTTGAGGGCCCTCAGGTACAGGATGGACGGGTTGTGGGCTTCCACACAGCATGGGAGCCCAACAGGCCCTTCCCCGTGGATATGGCGGGATTTGCTGTCTCCCTGCCCTTGCTGTTGGCTAAGCCCAATGCCCAGTTTGATGCTACTGCTCCCCGGGGCCACCTGGAGAGCAGTCTCCTGAGCCACCTTGTGGATCCCAAGGACCTGGAGCCACGGGCTGCCAACTGCACTCGG GTCCTGGTGTGGCATACACGGACAGAGAAGCCCAAGATGAAGCAGGAGGAGCAGCTGCAGCGGCAGGGCCGGGGCTCAGACCCAGCCATTGAGGTGTGA
- the B3GAT3 gene encoding galactosylgalactosylxylosylprotein 3-beta-glucuronosyltransferase 3 isoform X3, which produces MKLKLKNVFLAYFLVSIAGLLYALVQLGQPCDCLPPLRAAAEQLRQKDLRISQLQADLRRPPPAPAQPPEPEALPTVYVVTPTYARLVQKAELVRLSQTLSLVPRLHWLLVEDAEGPTPLVSGLLAASGLLFTHLVVLTPKAQRLREGEPGWVRPRGVEQRNKALDWLRGRGGAVGGEKDPPPPGTQGVVYFADDDNTYSRELFEEMRWTRGVSVWPVGLVGGLRFEGPQVQDGRVVGFHTAWEPNRPFPVDMAGFAVSLPLLLAKPNAQFDATAPRGHLESSLLSHLVDPKDLEPRAANCTRGPGVAYTDREAQDEAGGAAAAAGPGLRPSH; this is translated from the exons GCCAGCCATGTgactgcctccctcccctgcgGGCAGCGGCCGAGCAGCTTCGGCAGAAGGATCTGAGGATTTCCCAGCTGCAAGCCGATCTGCGacgcccaccccctgcccccgcccaaCCCCCTGAACCTGAGGCCCTGCCTACTGTCTATGTTGTTACCCCCACCTATGCCAG GCTGGTGCAGAAGGCAGAGCTGGTGCGGCTGTCCCAGACACTGAGCCTGGTGCCCCGGCTACATTGGCTCCTGGTGGAGGACGCTGAGGGCCCCACCCCGCTCGTCTCAGGGCTGCTGGCTGCCTCTGGCCTCCTCTTCACACACCTGGTGGTCCTCACGCCCAAGGCCCAGAGGCTTCGGGAGGGAGAGCCGGGCTGGGTTCGGCCCCGTGGTGTAGAGCAGCGGAACAAGGCCCTGGACTGGCTCCGGGGCAGAGGGGGCGCTGTTGGGGGGGAGAAGGACCCACCACCACCTGGGACGCAGGGAGTCGTGTACTTTGCTGATGATGACAACACCTATAGCCGGGAGCTCTTTGAGGAG ATGCGCTGGACCCGTGGTGTCTCAGTGTGGCCAGTGGGGCTGGTGGGCGGCCTGCGATTTGAGGGCCCTCAGGTACAGGATGGACGGGTTGTGGGCTTCCACACAGCATGGGAGCCCAACAGGCCCTTCCCCGTGGATATGGCGGGATTTGCTGTCTCCCTGCCCTTGCTGTTGGCTAAGCCCAATGCCCAGTTTGATGCTACTGCTCCCCGGGGCCACCTGGAGAGCAGTCTCCTGAGCCACCTTGTGGATCCCAAGGACCTGGAGCCACGGGCTGCCAACTGCACTCGG G GTCCTGGTGTGGCATACACGGACAGAGAAGCCCAAGATGAAGCAGGAGGAGCAGCTGCAGCGGCAGGGCCGGGGCTCAGACCCAGCCATTGA